The Glycine soja cultivar W05 chromosome 9, ASM419377v2, whole genome shotgun sequence sequence TACTCTCATTAGTTTctctttaattatttcaattaaattcttttcatttttaaaatatattttttgggatAAAGCAAATTAAGTATCTTGTGTTTAAAATTCTTTGTTTAGTACTACTTGatgttttaatttcaatataatttacaaCTATGAAAATATagttgaaaagaaaaggaagaagcaaATATTGACAGCTTCTATGATACATGGAGGTGTAAAGTGAGagaagggagagagagaaagagaggtgGAGAAGAGGGAATGCATCAAAGCTTCAGAATGAGTGTTTGTTCAGTGAGAACatgaaaagataaagaatttccaaattctttcattttggtTCGGGAAAAAATCCcctataaaattttgattatcttaaaaattcttTAGATTTGATGTATagtatttcaaattcacttacaAATTGAATTTCCTTTCTTAAAATTCCCCATCCGAACTCACCATTAAATTTTGTCTGCTTTTATTTGCATTCCATGTTGTGGTGACATGATTATTTGGTCTTACTAGAGACATTTTTAGTTTTGTTCTGTGTATTTCATTCTAATGCTTTGATGTTGTGCATCTCAAGTCACTCGCATTGAAGCAAGAAGTGAAAAGTTTGACATGTTTATGCACCTGGACATTAATTCTGAGGTATATCCATTAAAGGTGGGTCAGAAGTTTGCTCTTGTGCTTGTTTCATCGCTTAATCCTGATGGAACACCAGACACTGGCTATTATACCCaggtaattaatttattatcttttacaaGGAACCTTTTTTTGCTGTGAAGGATTGTTGTTATGATTGTCAAGTGAGCCATCGTAGAAAAGTTAGTTACTGTTCTAGAGTGTGCATTTAATGGTGTGTGGCTGTGCTTATTCTCATCAAAGTCTCAGGTGTTTGCCAATCTTTGTTTAGTTTACTGTTGTTATTAAGTTTTTTCTGTGACTGGGAGCTTTTTTCCTTCACCATGAGCTTGGAATTCAAATCAGAAATTGGGTTAATGGTGAGTGTAGACATGGTTGATGTGACAAGACTCAGGAGTGGTTTGTTTTCTGCCAAAGATTTTTCTGGGTAGGTGTGATGCAATTTATATATGGACCAGTAGTTATTTTCagtaaattaagttttaatGCATCGATCTTGATGATCAGATGACACTATTGCTTAATTTAATGCAGTTGGAAGCAAGTTTTCCCTATTGTTTAATACAGTTTGCtctttccatatttttttagtgCCTTTTTATTGTGCATTGGAATATTCAGTATCTATGATTGTATTTACCATTTAACCATGAGGCCACTCTGTGTTACTAAAACAAGTTTCAAGTATGTATGATTCTCAAATACTCCAGCATATCAATGTTGTACCTGTATGTGACTCCGGTATGTGTGTGATACACCTGGATACATATCGAAGGAATAtcttatatatgtatgtttttttttttaatttcaatttttttgagtGATACATTTGGGTTGGGATATGGCTTAGATACTTTAAATAGGACTAAAACTACATAAACACTATCTTTTCCTCTGTATCCTTAAAGCTATACTAAATAGTAAGCAATTTTATAGCTCGAGAGTGATTAGTAGAGGAAGAGGGTCACTCTTCTGGTTAATCACCATgaaaaacattgattatttgTCATTAAGCCCTCTGACAACCCTCAGAGGTGCAAATCCCTTTATATCCTAATCCAAATCCTAATTAAAGACATTTATTAGCCTTGTAAATCACTGAGACACAAGTAAACATTCAAAACGACATTGCTACAGAGCATATGCAATCAAGTTTGTCAAATCCAACAGTCTACTCAAACTCATTGAGTTTCTGTCATAAGAGTATTCctgatattaaaataatatttaaataaaacccATCATAGCATTCAAACATAAAGCAGAAACCCATCACTGGTCATAGCAGATACATGAAGACATGGACCTTCATGCCTGTACACGtgatttttatctcattttctttttatggttgctgtttctgttttttctctcatttcccCCCTATTGCTTGTCAAATCCgttagtaaattaatttggcTTACAGAATTCTtccatatatttcttttttccagATCAGTCGACAATCACTGGCCAACAATTTTGAATATGTCATGTATGGGAAGCTCTACAGGATAACAGAGGGTTCGGGGCGTGAAAAAGCGTATGTCTATTTCCAGAATTCCAGTTTTGAATTTCATATTCATATGTAATAATTTACTAAATAACTAAATGTaataaattactaaattaatGTTTCTAACTTAATTCTGTATAGTCTGCACGTGTTGCCAGTTAGCCATTTGGAAGCTAGTTACTGGGAACCAGGATTCTTCCTTCGGATGTGAATTGTTTTTAATTGATCGCGAGCATGAAGTGAATAAGTGAATTGCTAATATGTAGTTTGTATAATGCCGATtgactcattttgtttttaaataaacactgctcactaaataaaaatgaaaaattatcttGACATTTAGTTCTATTGTGCCAGTcagttataaattatcttgaGATTATGAGATAACAAGTTATCTTAAGCTCTGAGATTATgtagtggatttttttttctagtagcAGCTCCCTAGTTAGAGATTAATGTGATCATTACATTAATTTAATGTTgtgtattttatgtttttttaaaaattctttttaatagtCATAAATGTTTATTGGCTTTGAATTGTAGGGAGATGAATATTTCATTTGGTGGGCTTCTGATGATGCTGAAGGGAGATACCTCTCATTGCAACAAGTTTGAGCTTGATCAGAGGTTGTATCTTCTGATAAGGAAAGTCTGAAAattgtatgtaaaaaaatatatgaggaTATGAAGCCTTGTTGCAGCAAAAAGACAACATCTATTTCTAACTTCATGTTTGAGTATTTTAGCTGTTGATTATCTCACTAATGTGGGTCTTTAGTAGGACCCGAAGTTTAAAAACCAAATATTTGTGATTTGATTAACAACTCTGGTTTTCTCacatctttgttttttcttatctctctctctctctcctataCCTATTTGACATCCCTCCATGGGGTgtgaaattattattgtttgatTATACTCATTCCCCTGGTGGGTGTCTTTACTATTGTTTGGATAACGTGTTCTTTACTATAAACTTCCGTATATTACAATAAGAAAAGCTCATATACTAAATCAAACCTTGACTTGTGAATATCTATGCCTTGTTCAGAATATCTAATTAAGGTTAATTAGTCCTCACAAACTAACCTTAGAATTAATATCAGTAGAAGAGAACATATGCAGTCAATGGCTCGGGGCAGTGCTTTCTGGATCTGGCAATGACCCATTTCAGTCAAATCAGAAATAAGAAAGTAATCTTTCCGTTCCTAACTATAATTTTTTAGCAATTTGTTTATtgccttttataatttttttctaatttttagatgcattaattattttttctcttaaacattcttattttattattctttccccaaaaattaatatgaagcaattaaataaataaagagataagaaaatgacaatttaaaaataataatataaataattgacatatttaatgtaatgaattaaattaatcatttttcttaagGGACATGGATTaactaaattgaatttaaaatattttaaagataaataaaaacacatttaataaatatttcaaatagatataaataattttatctaatattattaacttttttttataaaacacataatttactcatttatattaatttttctttataattttgtattgtattaatttattctaaacataaacttattattgttaatagacattattgtattttattaaagtttaaacataagaattatattatgatatatttgattagatttttatgtatattttaaatgttaagaacttgtaaaattatgttttattttagttgTTAATGTTATAAAGTGatgtgatattatatttatttagaaatatattataattatttaattattattatttattaacattGATATAACTACAGTGAACCTTAAACCAAGATCTTGATCGGTTTGATGAtcaatctaattttaaaaatcttgataatattttaaacatgTCTTTTactttgaatatttaaaaacaaatgtaGAAAATCGTCAATATATTTtgctatataaattaataaaagaatttgattGTTTCTGTAAATTAAGTGTTAAAGGGCAaccaatttagtattttttttataggaacaATTGATCTGTGAACTTTGACAAAATAACCGGGCTCTTCTAGTTTAGTGTGGGccatttttattcaaacactattttgaaaaaaaaaaatgcaaatctTTAAGGATTGTTTAGAATGATTGAAAAATCGATTGATAGCACATTGAAACGTGTTATTATCCTTTCATGTCATATTAACAATgtttagttaatattattttttatgttaacatttaAGTATCACTCTCTTCTTTCAATAgtgactaccatttttttttagaattcttcttaaaattcattttttttcccacaATTTACCAAGAAAAAGACATCGACTTTGTATTTGGTAAATTCTACTAAAGGTTGCTTTGGGaatttgcaattttttaaagtttttcaaaaatcacCACAAGAGTCCCGTGTACAAAGCACGTTTAGTGCACTGAGCAGGGCCGTGTCTAAATAAATTAGAGCCTAaggtaaaatttctaaaaaaaattaacaaaatattaattattaatttttatattaattttctagtttttttagctgcaaaattatttatcaatgttTTATAATCAAGTAATTCTAATATTTCACagtcaatagataaaataattaatccatTCAATTTATCTTATAACATTGTTGATTTTAGAtaagatttaaataattttcaactttaaaAAACTTCTTTTGAAAGTAACAACTGTTACTGGtattgttaataatattttataagcaATGCacatatttggaaaaaaaatctaatcctTTTATATAGTTTAATACTTCTATTGGAATCTTAACTTCTTCATTTAATATTTCTCtcaatacttttaattttgaaaataaatcaagacCATCGATACCTGAAATGTTCACCggatcttcaattttttttttcaagattaacacattttttttaactcatcaTCGCTtaaagttttcaatttttttaaattcaaataaaaaaccaaaaataacttcatattttaaaaattgctcAAATAAAGTCTCACTAGAAGAAATAAATTGATCTACTATGCATATAAAATATTCGATATGAAAAGAATCTTCAACTGAATGTGTGATCTATCATTAACATTTTCatcaaaatgtgattttttacgAATTATACGTTTTTCACGAAATTTGAACTTTATATCCATTTCAATGACTAATTTTTTGTGTGGAATCCCAAGTCAAAGTAAAGCCatttttcctataattttttaaataagcaataagatattttaaattatctatAGCAACATCTATATGCATTTCTTTCGACCGTAAAATCTTACTTACAAAATTATCAACAAACGAAATATCATAACAAATATTCATTCCtaatgaaaattcaaaattttcaatctcATAAGATGTTAAACACATGGcttcactttttaatttaggATCTTTACaatattttgttaattgaaGCAAAGCATCCTTATCTTTGGTGCTTGAAATTTTATTGCTTTGACACTTTCAATTCTACTCTCCTATCGAGTTTAAGATAATGTTTTAATAGAAAATTTGCATACATTATCTTTCAAATTTTTTCATCGTAAAACTTTATAGCTATAATTCTAAGTAAAACTTTTTCCCaatgttctttttctttattagtttgttcttgtaaatttttatctatagtcttttttcttttcaatcttttttttttcaagtacaATCCATTTGGCCATATTACTAATATGTTCATGACTTGTTTCATGTCTTTTGAGTTTTGAACTAAGATTTTTCCAATCTCTAGTCCCTTCATTTACTAATTGACTAATACCACTTGAACAAAATAACTTACAACAAAAGCAATACATTTTATCTAAATCTTTAGAATAAACTAGCCATTTCCtatcatttttcttcatttgcTAATATCCTTTGATAAAAAGATGAATTAAAAtgtctattatttttatcttttggaaaTTGCAAATCCTTATTTCTAATTGGACCTTTTTCTATCATTAAATCTCTAAATTTTTCATTGATAGTTTTCCACTTCCCTTGTGTCCTCGTCGCTATGATATCACTAACTCTAAAACacgtaatttcaatttttaaatgaaatctccattaatttgattatgaaaacgagagtaaattttttgccatatacattcaccaaacaacgcaCAAACACTTAAATAAACACATATATATGAATATCTTAAACCATTATACACCATTCACatgacataaaataatttagtttttacatgTATCTAAAATCGAGATTTACAtgcccaaataaaaaaaaatcatggaaCCACTACAGAGGAGTTaacaacaaaacacaactctcttccAAAATAATTCCAACGTCATCATGTCGACTTGGTGACTCCCACAAAAAGAATCTCCCTCCATGTCATCTATTGTtgttcatctgctcccacgaacgaaggttcgcgatcatcacaggtaccaaccacacggtacaaaactgcaagggtgagtttattataaaagaaaccaacaattatcaaatgactataattaGCAAGAGAAACAATAACAAGTATCATGATCATACACAATTATCCATCAATTCAACATACACAAATACACTTAAGAATTATTCACCAACTTTTCCacaattccaatcaatcatgctcagtatgatgcatacacctgacctcaactctcaaatacaatgtggtaccattcgtCAGGAAATAGCCTGAGCGTGTCCACGCGACACTCACACTCAGGAAAACTAGACaacaagtgtcgaggtcaccctgtcgtgcacagACAACCCTCCCACCCCCCCACCCCCACTACATGGTGATCGGCCTAAGtcacaagggagttccaaaccgagtgacatacCCCTAAGTACAAGTATTTTCCCTCATGaaaaaactacaagtacttactaacaaagtttatattatttccATGCATTATGAAGTATGacacatgggcaccatcaatgcattgactgtggataattaaaaattctaagcCACTCTTTCactctttaaccactttatTTCCCCCATCAGGGATATCCAACTTAGTCACTACACCCCATGTACATATACAACATACATTATtacaatgacgttatcaacatcaataacatctcatctcaatgtcattatcaacatcaacatcatctcatctcaatgtcattctcaacatcaacatcatctcatctcaatgacattatcaacatcaacatcatctcctctcaatgacattatcaacaataccaatatcatttcatatcaatattatcataaacaccaGCATCGtctcatataaattattattatcaaaaacaacattatcagtaatcacattccacacatacatacatataaatttccTGCTTGAAATTCACACTCCTCAGGTATTTAGACATCATAAgtctaataaaacaataatgtcatttatcaataatagatgtatcacatcccattagtcgaaaatattatctttcttgaaaaccagcacgCACAGGGACAAACATACATTCTCATAATTTGGTTCTCTGACCCCAATTATGGTATCAAagccataaattataataaactcccttcATCTATCATGAGCTCTTCATTAGCTCCTATTTGCGTCTCTTAGAGGCCTTTCTCGTTCATGTTCGTCGATCCAAACACAGAGTTCTATATAGCAAATCGAACgcaatttagtatagatttaaaaaacaaggttaataataACATTCGAGGTCAAATGCCCCTATCAAAATAAAAGGAACTAGGGGATGTTTCAAGTTCTACTACAAAGagacgtcattttgaaattccgatcatgccaatgtgaccggAGTTCAACGAAGATCacgaaaacaacatcaattttacaaaaagataACTTTACAATGTCTATTTTTCAAggttttttcaaaggaagtgtaaaaacatcttATTATGGTACCCAAAACACAAAAGACACTAAGAGAAgttcaaactaactaggagaaagacataaaaatcaagattacctcagagaaactACAAAAGAAAGGATTGAGAGCTTATTCTATACTGAATCCTTAAGTTGGATTATGAGGATTTCATTCCGATTAAAGCATTCCTCTCTGTGTGGTGGTTCGACGGCTTGTGGTGGCCATCAGTGATtgtgggtggtggaggaggagtttCTAGGGTTTTTGGATGAagtttagagagagagaaagagagctaAAAACATGTAACTTTAAGCTGTTAgaagtatttataatttatagatcttgctaagcgaaattcaacttTTGATGCTAAGTATGACATTTTGCGCTCAACACAATTTCTCCTCGAGTTGGAATTACGCTTAGCGTtcttgtctcgctaagccagatATCCAAAAGCATTAgtttgcaaatcccaacggtcaaagccTGAAGACTTGGGTTAAAGACCTACAATCCAAATTTGAAGGCAATCTAACGGTTAACAAGTTTATGATCGCGGTGTTGCTGGAATAGGTTTTgataaaacttgaaatctcataatttcaacataGGTCAATCAAATTCCACATAACCTAACATTCACATTAAGCAATCACACATAGCTAATCCACACAatacctcaactcatccaaatcaatcaaataacacaagaaatacATTAAACATCGATTTCCAATTAGCGAAATTTCAGGATGTTATTgatcataaatattttcaagaaCTTCACTCGGGGTGTTACTATGTTCAATATTTTCTTCTAATGAAGTATTTTTCTGTAAATCCTTTTGTTCTTGATTGGAATTAAGACTATTAGTATTTCAATGTTATCTACAGGTAATTGTTCTATAATTTTTCATCAATTGTACTTGTTTCTATATCCTTTTTATGAATAGTAAGAAATTTATCAAGAGAACACCATGTTgagattgaattaaattttcaatttttcaaaactagattcatatttcttatttgacattttatattatcacaattctaaaagtgtaagaagaaaataaaatgaaaagacaacaatagaatttataaatagaaatgttataaagtaaaaaagagagaacaatGAAATGCTAGAACCtga is a genomic window containing:
- the LOC114425796 gene encoding DNA-directed RNA polymerases II, IV and V subunit 8B-like is translated as MVENNLFEDIFRVEKLNPDDKKLFDKVTRIEARSEKFDMFMHLDINSEVYPLKVGQKFALVLVSSLNPDGTPDTGYYTQISRQSLANNFEYVMYGKLYRITEGSGREKAEMNISFGGLLMMLKGDTSHCNKFELDQRLYLLIRKV